The following are from one region of the Hydrogenophaga sp. BPS33 genome:
- a CDS encoding response regulator, with product MKLVLVVEDEYGNAEVMRLLLETAGYRVANASNGKVAVELLKGEAPALILSDFMMPTMNGGELGQIVRSDPALAQIPFIFMSGTSEEVVRQSFSDYDALLVKPFDVDALLELVAQLLESGRPARPTSHEVDDSMKQLLKGIQLPPQE from the coding sequence GTGAAACTGGTCTTGGTCGTCGAAGACGAATACGGCAACGCGGAGGTCATGCGGCTGTTGCTGGAGACGGCCGGCTACCGTGTGGCCAACGCGTCCAACGGCAAGGTCGCCGTCGAGTTGCTGAAAGGCGAGGCGCCGGCGCTCATTCTGTCCGACTTCATGATGCCCACCATGAACGGCGGCGAACTCGGTCAGATCGTGCGTAGCGACCCGGCGCTGGCGCAGATTCCGTTCATCTTCATGAGCGGGACGAGCGAAGAGGTGGTGCGCCAGAGCTTCAGCGACTACGACGCCCTTCTGGTCAAGCCTTTCGACGTGGATGCGTTGTTGGAGCTGGTCGCGCAGTTGCTGGAGAGCGGACGGCCGGCGCGGCCGACCTCGCATGAGGTGGACGATTCGATGAAGCAGTTGTTGAAGGGGATTCAACTGCCACCGCAGGAGTAG
- a CDS encoding DUF4287 domain-containing protein, giving the protein MPTQPPVKGPASYFPSIEKKYGQPIDHWMQVLQKAGPMKHMELVSLLKTEHGMGHGHANALVAWHMSKTSAR; this is encoded by the coding sequence ATGCCTACCCAACCTCCCGTCAAAGGCCCCGCGTCCTATTTCCCGTCCATCGAAAAGAAATACGGCCAGCCGATCGACCATTGGATGCAGGTGCTTCAGAAGGCCGGCCCGATGAAGCACATGGAGCTGGTGAGCCTGCTGAAGACGGAACACGGCATGGGCCACGGCCATGCCAATGCGCTGGTGGCCTGGCACATGAGCAAGACCAGCGCGCGCTGA
- a CDS encoding RAD55 family ATPase, with amino-acid sequence MRMKRLPTQVPGLDEILHGGLFGGGVYIFEGPPGVGKTTLANQIAYTLAQGDVCTLYVTMLAESHARMLQHMEGQDFFQRSQVNARVFYISGYREFETDGLKGVVGLLRAELARHRASLLVIDGLVVNREAMSADESVRQFVHELQSLVSVMSCTCLVLTSGHGNALSAEQTMVDGIFAFEDHGFHWRAERRLQVRKFRGSMVIRGSHTFCISDKGLRFFPRLESLPIDPKKDNSPQLAVQHVSSGMPGLDGVLRERGLLAGSAGIVVGESGSGKTTVALAFASSATVEEPALFMTCTETADDLQRAGSNLGLAIAEAVDSGALQIERLGLEDESMDEMGHKVLRLVDELGARRLVIDGLAGLADTLAFPERGYRFLGRLLAELRERGVTSLFTVDPAALAVAAGTALADGVVGLFDNAFDFSSEPRSLAASRETAAEGVGRRWLGVTKVRGGHASQQSVDVQLAVSSRRPSGS; translated from the coding sequence ATGAGAATGAAAAGATTGCCGACCCAAGTCCCCGGTTTGGACGAAATCCTGCACGGTGGCCTGTTTGGAGGGGGCGTATACATCTTCGAAGGCCCGCCCGGTGTAGGTAAGACCACCCTGGCCAACCAGATCGCCTACACCCTGGCCCAAGGTGACGTGTGCACCCTGTACGTCACCATGCTCGCCGAATCGCACGCGCGCATGCTGCAGCACATGGAAGGGCAGGACTTCTTCCAAAGATCGCAGGTCAACGCGCGCGTCTTCTACATCAGCGGCTACCGCGAATTCGAGACCGACGGCCTCAAGGGCGTGGTGGGCCTGTTGCGCGCCGAGTTGGCTCGCCATCGCGCGTCCCTGCTCGTGATCGATGGTCTGGTCGTGAACCGCGAGGCCATGTCCGCCGACGAATCCGTGCGGCAGTTCGTTCACGAACTGCAGAGCCTGGTGAGCGTGATGTCCTGCACCTGTCTGGTGCTGACCAGCGGGCACGGCAATGCGCTGAGCGCCGAGCAGACCATGGTCGACGGCATCTTTGCCTTCGAAGACCACGGCTTCCACTGGCGCGCCGAGCGCCGCCTGCAAGTGCGCAAGTTCCGCGGCAGCATGGTCATTCGCGGCAGCCACACGTTCTGCATTTCCGACAAAGGCCTGCGGTTCTTCCCGCGCCTGGAGAGCCTGCCCATCGACCCGAAGAAGGACAACAGCCCCCAACTGGCCGTGCAGCACGTGTCCTCCGGTATGCCCGGGCTCGACGGTGTATTGCGCGAACGCGGGCTGCTGGCGGGCAGCGCCGGCATCGTGGTGGGCGAGAGCGGCAGCGGAAAGACCACCGTCGCGCTCGCGTTCGCGTCCTCGGCCACCGTGGAAGAGCCTGCGCTGTTCATGACCTGCACAGAGACCGCCGACGATCTTCAGCGCGCGGGCAGCAACCTCGGCCTGGCCATTGCCGAAGCAGTGGACTCCGGCGCCTTGCAGATCGAACGGCTGGGCCTCGAAGACGAGTCCATGGACGAGATGGGGCACAAGGTGCTTCGCCTCGTGGACGAGCTGGGCGCACGCCGCTTGGTCATCGACGGCCTGGCTGGCCTGGCCGACACCCTGGCCTTTCCCGAACGCGGCTACCGGTTCCTGGGGAGGCTGTTGGCCGAACTGCGGGAACGCGGCGTGACCTCGCTTTTCACGGTCGACCCGGCGGCCCTGGCCGTCGCGGCCGGTACCGCGTTGGCCGATGGCGTGGTGGGCCTGTTCGACAACGCGTTCGACTTCTCCTCGGAGCCCAGATCGCTCGCCGCCAGCCGGGAGACGGCTGCCGAAGGCGTCGGTCGCCGCTGGCTGGGCGTGACCAAGGTGCGCGGCGGCCACGCCAGCCAGCAGTCGGTCGACGTGCAGCTCGCCGTGTCCAGCCGCCGGCCCTCGGGCTCCTGA
- the glgA gene encoding glycogen synthase GlgA has protein sequence MNILFVTPECAPLVKTGGLGDVSAALPRALAALGHDVRVLMPAYGHMQARGELTGHFVLPAFGPWPAAQLLQLERPGTAPMWLLSCPELYARGGSPYGEAAGPDHADNARRFGMLSRVAAWMGTAATPCGWQADIVHGNDWPCGLAPLFLRHARVGATTPVARSIMTVHNLAFQGLFPMDACDSLGIPAQDRGIDGVEFWGQASMLKAGLQFADAITTVSPTYAHEIQQADNGFGLDGVLLSRRQDLHGILNGIDTQVWNPATDKLIAARYSAADLSGKAANKTALQAHCELQPTRNRMLFGLVGRLTDQKGVDLVARAAPAIVQGSGQLVVLGAGDTALQDALRDAAAAHPGQVSVTLGFDETLAHQIEAGADAFLMPSRFEPCGLNQMYSQAYGTPPIVAPVGGLRDSVTDAADGGGGFVMASHDQAAFGDAIVRATNAWRDTGTWRAVQRAGMAREFAWDAPARRYASLYENLLNAAP, from the coding sequence ATGAACATCCTCTTCGTCACTCCCGAATGCGCGCCGCTGGTGAAGACGGGCGGCCTGGGCGACGTGAGCGCCGCCCTGCCGCGCGCGCTGGCGGCGCTGGGGCACGACGTGCGCGTGCTCATGCCGGCTTACGGCCACATGCAGGCCCGGGGCGAACTCACCGGCCACTTCGTGCTGCCGGCCTTCGGCCCCTGGCCCGCCGCGCAACTGCTCCAACTCGAACGCCCCGGCACGGCGCCGATGTGGTTGTTGTCCTGTCCCGAGCTGTATGCGCGCGGCGGCAGCCCTTACGGCGAAGCCGCAGGACCAGACCATGCCGACAACGCCCGGCGCTTCGGCATGCTCAGCCGCGTCGCCGCATGGATGGGCACGGCCGCCACGCCCTGCGGCTGGCAGGCCGACATCGTGCATGGCAACGACTGGCCTTGTGGTCTCGCGCCGCTGTTCCTGCGCCATGCGCGCGTAGGTGCCACGACGCCGGTGGCCCGCAGCATCATGACCGTGCACAACCTGGCGTTCCAAGGACTGTTTCCCATGGACGCCTGCGACTCGCTCGGCATTCCCGCGCAAGACCGCGGCATCGACGGCGTGGAGTTCTGGGGACAGGCGTCCATGCTCAAGGCCGGCTTGCAGTTCGCCGACGCCATCACCACCGTCAGCCCGACGTACGCGCACGAAATCCAGCAGGCCGACAACGGCTTTGGACTGGACGGCGTGCTGCTCAGCCGCCGCCAAGACCTGCACGGCATCCTGAACGGCATCGACACGCAGGTGTGGAACCCGGCCACCGACAAGCTCATTGCCGCTCGCTACAGCGCGGCCGACCTCTCGGGCAAGGCGGCCAACAAGACCGCGCTGCAAGCCCACTGCGAGCTGCAGCCCACGCGCAACCGCATGCTCTTCGGCCTGGTGGGCCGCCTCACTGACCAAAAGGGCGTAGACCTGGTGGCGCGGGCGGCGCCCGCCATCGTGCAGGGTAGCGGCCAGCTGGTCGTGCTCGGCGCGGGCGATACCGCGCTGCAGGATGCCCTGCGGGACGCTGCGGCTGCCCACCCGGGTCAGGTGAGCGTGACCCTCGGCTTCGACGAAACCCTGGCCCACCAGATCGAGGCCGGCGCCGATGCCTTCCTCATGCCCTCGCGCTTCGAGCCCTGCGGCCTGAACCAGATGTACAGCCAGGCCTACGGCACACCGCCCATCGTCGCGCCCGTCGGCGGTTTGCGGGACTCGGTGACCGACGCGGCCGATGGCGGTGGTGGCTTCGTGATGGCGTCGCACGATCAGGCAGCGTTCGGCGATGCGATCGTCCGTGCGACCAACGCCTGGCGCGACACCGGCACCTGGCGCGCGGTGCAACGCGCCGGCATGGCGCGCGAGTTCGCTTGGGACGCGCCAGCGCGGCGCTACGCATCGCTCTACGAAAACCTGCTCAACGCCGCGCCTTGA